The proteins below are encoded in one region of Neodiprion virginianus isolate iyNeoVirg1 chromosome 7, iyNeoVirg1.1, whole genome shotgun sequence:
- the LOC124308763 gene encoding N-alpha-acetyltransferase 35, NatC auxiliary subunit has product MTALARDLVENIHEKEMHFDQLTYNWVDITNDFFSSVQSLELGELLHDELFGLFEAMSAIEMMDPKMDAGMLCNRGNSKPYSFKQAVDSGALKLDNLTLAEVIGIIDSTYSCIVSWLEGHSLAQTVFTNLYLHQPGQILDKSLRTFCYAIYKIIEIIKDCINKAMVFEEEDFQSVTYGYRLQQDITEQKTIAMLKEVEEELHRKSRIKPVDDESNREYNDALALYARIRFTKMFYQTLSLMGRKEQLHQNLADCQRLLSNCSDMMQVMIKTVSRGVKADELCDHPNIMGFDPMVNQRLLPPTFPRYTKIKPRSEALEYIDELLNRLKTVSKITGYTSFHGALDFFLEFSRQSPCILSRSMLQIVYLPLTNRVFGTQSFGDVLRDAARAFIAPPALMPKITLLQNHQAKDYVDGFLGHCVCLFGSLVQLSGHNRARQRDKLAHLLEDFAALQDEAERVDSYLHTLSLKSDTPRPHLAYFGTWILYHTLRVMVMYLLSGFELELYSVHEYHYIFWYLYEFLYGWLMSAITRADSFLMEQDIHSETHKGRGAKKSAKNKKKKSTPRPYSLEILMYQAMQNICGGYYKALMGFRMDKKIPLPESQFDSERVRYEHRLLPFASLLTPPPVPYQEFLDMTSGQMLNRDETVTSEKQYLAGCGHFHQARNMLESALSLYPANVHTVNQINDLLKVSKTNFIVLKLLAGGHKKDSTEPPIFDFSCHQHFPLIKLA; this is encoded by the exons atgacAGCTTTGGCAAGAGATctagttgaaaatattcacgagAAAGAAATGCA TTTCGACCAGCTGACATACAACTGGGTTGATATCACAAATGACTTCTTCAGTTCCGTGCAAA GCTTGGAATTGGGTGAACTTTTGCACGATGAATTATTCGGCCTATTTGAAGCCATGTCTGCTATCGAAATGATGGACCCAAAAATGGACGCCGGGATGTTGTGCAATCGAGGAAACAGCAAGCCATATTCGTTCAAACAGGCAGTAGACTCTGGGGCATTAAAATTGGATAATTTAACCTTGGCCGAAGTGATCGGAATCATTGATTCGACGTATTCTTGCATAGTCTCTTGGCTTGAAGGGCACAGTTTGGCGCAAACTGTGTTTACTAATTTGTACTTGCATCAGCCAGGTCAAATATTGGACAAGTCATTGCGAACATTTTGTTATGCAATTTATAagattattgaaattattaaagACTGTATTAACAAGGCTATGGTTTTTGAGGAGGAAGATTTCCAAAGCGTAACATATGGCTACAGATTACAACAGGATATTACAGAGCAAAAGACTATAGCAATGCTGAAAGAGGTGGAAGAGGAACTGCACagaaaaagtagaataaaacCAGTCGATGATGAGTCTAATCGAGAA taTAATGATGCTCTGGCCTTATATGCTAGAATAAGGTTCACAAAGATGTTTTATCAAACCCTGTCGCTCATGGGAAGGAAAGAGCAGCTCCATCAAAACTTGGCTGATTGTCAAAGGCTTTTATCAAACTGCTCTGACATGATGCAGGTCATGATAAAAACTGTTTCTCGAGGTGTAAAAGCTGACGAATTAT GCGATCATCCAAACATTATGGGTTTTGACCCTATGGTAAATCAGCGGTTATTGCCTCCGACGTTTCCAAGATACACGAAAATCAAACCACGAAGTGAGGCCTTGGAGTACATAGATGAATTATTAAATCGATTGAAAACGGTCAGCAAAATAACGGGGTACACTAGCTTCCACGGCGCTTTG GATTTCTTTTTAGAGTTTTCACGCCAAAGCCCATGCATACTATCCAGATCCATGCTACAAATCGTTTACCTGCCTCTAACCAATCGAGTTTTTGGAACTCAAAGTTTCGGTGATGTATTGAGAGATGCTGCTAGGGCTTTTATTGCTCCTCCAGCATTGATGCCGAAAATCACACTACTGCAGAATCACCAAGCAAAGGATTATGTTGATGGGTTCTTGGGCCACTGTGTATGCTTGTTCGGTAGTTTAGTGCAACTTAGTGGACACAATCGAGCGCGGCAAAGAGATAAACTGGCCCATTTGTTAGAAGACTTTGCTGCTCTACAAGATGAG gCTGAAAGAGTGGATTCATATCTGCACACACTATCTTTGAAAAGCGACACTCCAAGGCCACACTTGGCATATTTTGGCACATGGATATTGTACCACACGCTGCGTGTGATGGTTATGTATTTACTGAGTGGTTTTGAACTGGAATTATATTCGGTCCATGAGTATCATTATATATTTTGGTACCTGTACGAGTTTTTATATGGGTGGCTTATGTCTGCAATCACAAGAGCGGACTCCTTTCTCATGGAACAAGATATTCATAGTGAAACTCACAAAGGCAGAGGGGCTAAAAAAAGTgctaaaaataagaaaaaaaaatccacccCTAGACCATACAGTCTAGAAATATTAATGTACCAAGCTATGCAGAATATTTGTGGCGGATACTACAAg GCGTTGATGGGATTTCGAATGGATAAAAAGATTCCTCTACCCGAATCACAGTTTGACTCGGAGCGAGTGAGATACGAGCACAGGTTGTTGCCTTTTGCATCATTATTAACTCCTCCACCAGTTCCTTATCAGGAATTTCTAGACATGACAAGTGGGCAGATGTTAAACAGAGAT GAAACTGTTACAAGTGAAAAGCAGTACCTGGCTGGTTGCGGACACTTTCATCAGGCTAGAAATATGTTAGAAAGTGCTCTGTCCTTGTATCCAGCAAATGTGCATACAGTTAATCAg ATTAATGATTTACTCAAAGTATCGAAGACGAATTTTATTGTCCTGAAACTTTTGGCTGGAGGACATAAAAAGGATTCGACGGAACCCccgattttcgatttttcgtgCCACCAACATTTTCCGTTGATTAAACTCGCTTAG